A region of Nitrospinota bacterium DNA encodes the following proteins:
- a CDS encoding B12-binding domain-containing radical SAM protein, with translation MRATLIAPAPPDISAFGARSLSAYLRSNGYETRVIFLPGSIGLLKEGGDYVYSYNKETLSSIARLCEGSALVGVSFMTSYYDRALQITEYLKSALPGVPLIWGGIHPSSKPEEALRVADMVCVGEGEEPLLKLMRRIEAGEELAGVEGIWTKKNGAVVKTPLHPLVKALDDLPYFDFSNHEHYVLDRLSGQMEPLTDELFKHHLPLLPYFDGSLIRAFRTMTDRGCPHMCSYCNVTNIKQMYKDDNAAYFRSRSVENAMAELVAIKTRYPFVEAIQFFDDTFFARPLKQIESFAELYKEKVGLPFYCQASPNTLSEAKLSALVNAGLVYVEMGVQTGSDRIKKMYHRNESNEKILEATRLLKGYVENGKLMPPDYHVIIDNPWETEEDTLATARLLYDIPKPYGLCISSLVFFPQTELYNKALEDGIIEDEMKEIYRKPFYVPPKRTYMNFIIYLLTFQRFPKSLVKLLMSDGARSLFGGIRSGFLYGAFYAMGETARLAAKGLSALRRGDLGRIAAFLRKLVIHDPLVAGRKQ, from the coding sequence ATGCGAGCCACATTAATAGCTCCGGCTCCGCCGGACATCAGCGCCTTTGGGGCGCGAAGCCTGTCTGCTTACCTGCGCTCCAACGGTTATGAAACCCGCGTTATCTTCCTGCCGGGAAGCATCGGCCTGTTAAAAGAGGGCGGGGACTACGTTTACAGCTACAACAAGGAGACCCTGTCGTCCATTGCCCGGCTTTGCGAGGGATCGGCGCTTGTGGGCGTTTCGTTCATGACCAGTTATTACGACCGGGCCTTGCAGATAACCGAGTATCTAAAATCGGCTTTGCCCGGTGTTCCGTTGATTTGGGGCGGCATCCACCCTTCCAGCAAACCCGAGGAAGCCCTGCGCGTGGCGGACATGGTGTGCGTGGGGGAAGGGGAGGAGCCCCTTCTAAAACTCATGCGCCGGATCGAGGCCGGGGAAGAATTGGCCGGGGTGGAGGGCATTTGGACGAAGAAGAACGGGGCGGTGGTGAAAACCCCTCTTCATCCACTGGTGAAAGCGCTGGACGATTTGCCCTATTTCGATTTTAGCAACCACGAACATTATGTGCTGGACAGGTTAAGCGGACAGATGGAGCCGTTGACCGACGAACTGTTCAAGCATCACCTGCCCCTGCTTCCATATTTCGACGGGTCGCTCATAAGGGCGTTCCGCACCATGACAGACCGGGGATGCCCCCACATGTGCTCGTACTGCAACGTCACCAACATAAAACAGATGTATAAGGATGATAACGCCGCGTATTTCCGCTCCCGGAGCGTGGAAAACGCAATGGCGGAACTGGTGGCCATCAAGACTCGATACCCCTTTGTGGAGGCTATACAGTTTTTCGACGACACCTTCTTCGCCCGGCCTTTAAAACAGATTGAGAGTTTCGCGGAACTGTATAAGGAAAAAGTGGGTTTGCCGTTCTATTGCCAGGCCAGCCCCAACACCCTGTCGGAGGCAAAGCTTTCAGCGTTGGTGAATGCGGGGCTTGTATATGTGGAGATGGGGGTGCAGACCGGGAGCGACCGGATAAAGAAAATGTACCACCGGAACGAGTCCAACGAAAAAATCCTTGAAGCCACCAGGCTTCTAAAAGGGTATGTGGAAAACGGGAAGCTCATGCCACCCGATTACCACGTGATCATAGACAACCCGTGGGAAACGGAGGAAGACACATTGGCAACCGCCCGGCTTCTTTACGACATTCCGAAACCATACGGGCTGTGCATATCCAGCCTGGTGTTCTTCCCCCAGACCGAGCTTTATAACAAGGCGCTGGAGGACGGGATAATCGAAGACGAGATGAAGGAGATTTACCGGAAACCCTTCTATGTCCCGCCCAAACGGACGTACATGAATTTCATCATCTACCTGCTCACCTTCCAGCGGTTCCCCAAATCGCTGGTGAAACTTTTAATGAGCGATGGCGCCCGGAGCCTTTTTGGTGGAATAAGGTCCGGCTTTCTCTATGGCGCGTTTTACGCGATGGGGGAGACAGCCCGGCTGGCGGCCAAAGGC